A genomic stretch from Lathyrus oleraceus cultivar Zhongwan6 chromosome 2, CAAS_Psat_ZW6_1.0, whole genome shotgun sequence includes:
- the LOC127117980 gene encoding lysM domain receptor-like kinase 3 encodes MKLKNGLLLFFLFVECAFFKVDSKCVKGCDLALASYYVMPLVELPTIKNYMQSKIVTNSSDVLNSYNKVLVTNHGNIFSYFRINIPFPCECIGGEFLGHVFEYTTKKGDTYDLIANNYYVSLTSVELLKKFNSYDPNHIPAKAKVNVTVNCSCGNSQISKDYGLFVTYPLRSTDSLEKIANESKLDEGLIQNFNPDVNFSRGSGIVFIPGRDKNGEYVPLYPKTGVGKGVAIGISIAGVFAVLLFVICIYVKYFQKKEEEKTILPQVSKALSTQDASSSGEYETSGSSGHGTGSAAGLTGIMVAKSTEFSYQELAKATDNFSLDNKIGQGGFGAVYYAELRGEKTAIKKMNVQASSEFLCELKVLTHVHHLNLVRLIGYCVEGSLFLVYEHIDNGNLGQYLHGKDKEPLPWSSRVQIALDSARGLEYIHEHTVPVYIHRDVKSANILIDKNLRGKVADFGLTKLIEVGNSTLHTRLVGTFGYMPPEYAQYGDVSPKIDVYAFGVVLYELISAKNAVLKTGEESVAESKGLVALFEKALNQIDPSEALRKLVDPRLKENYPIDSVLKMAQLGRACTRDNPLLRPSMRSLVVDLMTLSSPFEDCDDDTSYENQTLINLLSVR; translated from the exons ATGAAACTAAAAAATGGCTTACTCTTGTTCTTTCTATTTGTGGAGTGTGCTTTTTTCAAAGTGGATTCAAAGTGTGTGAAAGGGTGTGATCTAGCTTTAGCTTCTTACTATGTAATGCCTTTAGTTGAACTCCCAACTATAAAAAACTATATGCAATCAAAGATAGTTACCAACTCTTCTGATGTTTTAAATAGTTACAACAAAGTCTTAGTAACCAATCATGGTAATATTTTTTCCTATTTTAGAATCAACATTCCATTCCCATGTGAATGTATTGGAGGTGAGTTCTTAGGACATGTGTTTGAATATACAACAAAGAAAGGAGATACTTATGATTTGATTGCAAATAATTATTATGTAAGTTTGACTAGTGTTGAGCTTTTGAAGAAGTTTAACAGCTATGATCCAAATCATATACCTGCTAAGGCTAAGGTTAATGTTACTGTGAATTGTTCTTGTGGGAATAGCCAGATTTCAAAAGATTATGGCTTGTTTGTTACTTATCCGTTAAGGTCTACGGATTCTCTTGAGAAGATTGCGAACGAGTCGAAACTTGATGAAGGGTTGATACAGAATTTCAACCCTGATGTCAATTTCAGTAGAGGAAGTGGGATAGTGTTCATTCCAGGAAGAG ATAAAAATGGAGAATATGTTCCTTTGTATCCTAA AACAG GTGTTGGTAAGGGTGTAGCTATTGGTATATCTATAGCAGGAGTATTTGCGGTTCTGTTATTTGTTATctgtatatatgtcaaatactTCCAGAAAAAGGAAGAAGAGAAAACTATACTGCCCCAAGTTTCTAAGGCGCTTTCGACTCAAGATG CCTCGAGTAGTGGAGAATATGAAACTTCAGGATCTAGTGGGCATGGTACTGGTAGTGCTGCAGGCCTCACAGGAATCATGGTGGCAAAGTCAACTGAGTTTTCATATCAAGAGCTAGCCAAGGCTACAGATAACTTTAGTTTGGATAATAAAATCGGTCAAGGTGGATTTGGAGCTGTCTATTATGCAGAACTCAGAGGCGAG AAAACAGCAATCAAGAAGATGAATGTGCAAGCATCATCAGAATTTCTGTGTGAGTTGAAGGTCTTAACGCACGTTCATCATTTGAATCTG GTGAGGTTGATTGGATATTGCGTTGAGGGGTCGCTTTTCCTTGTCTATGAACATATTGACAATGGAAACTTGGGTCAATATTTGCATGGTAAAG ATAAAGAGCCATTACCATGGTCTAGTAGAGTCCAAATTGCTCTAGATTCAGCACGAGGCCTTGAATACATTCATGAACATACCGTGCCTGTGTATATCCATCGCGATGTAAAATCAGCAAACATATTGATAGACAAAAACTTGCGCGGAAAG GTTGCAGATTTTGGCTTGACCAAACTTATTGAAGTTGGAAATTCCACACTTCACACTCGTCTTGTTGGAACTTTTGGATACATGCCACCAGA ATATGCTCAATATGGTGACGTTTCTCCGAAAATAGACGTATATGCTTTTGGAGTTGTTCTTTATGAACTGATATCTGCAAAGAATGCTGTTCTGAAGACAGGTGAAGAATCTGTTGCTGAATCAAAGGGTCTTGTAGCCTTG TTTGAAAAAGCACTTAATCAGATTGATCCTTCAGAAGCTCTTCGCAAATTGGTGGATCCTAGGCTTAAAGAAAACTATCCAATTGATTCTGTTTTAAAGATGGCTCAACTTGGGAGAGCATGTACAAGAGATAATCCACTACTACGCCCAAGTATGAGATCTTTAGTTGTTGATCTTATGACACTGTCATCACCATTTGAAGATTGTGATGATGACACTTCCTATGAAAATCAAACTCTCATAAATCTATTGTCAGTGAGATGA
- the LOC127117979 gene encoding lysM domain receptor-like kinase 3 → MKLKNGLLLFFMFLDCIFFKVESKCVIGCDIALASYYVMPLVQLSNITTFMQSKLVTNSFEVIVRYNRDIVFSNDNLFSYFRVNIPFPCECIGGEFLGHVFEYTANEGDTYDLIANTYYASLTTVEVLKKYNSYDPNHIPVKAKVNVTVNCSCGNSQISKDYGLFITYPLRPRDTLEKIARHSNLDEGVIQSYNLGVNFSKGSGVVFFPGRDKNGEYVPLYPRTAGLGKGAAAGISIAGIFALLLFVICIYIKYFQKKEEEKTKLPQVSTALSAQDGNASGSGEYETSGSSGHGTGSTAGLTGIMVAKSTEFSYQELAKATNNFSLDNKIGQGGFGAVYYAVLRGEKTAIKKMDVQASTEFLCELQVLTHVHHLNLVRLIGYCVEGSLFLVYEHIDNGNLGQYLHGIDKAPLPWSSRVQIALDSARGLEYIHEHTVPVYIHRDVKSANILIDKNLHGKVADFGLTKLIEVGNSTLHTRLVGTFGYMPPEYAQYGDVSPKIDVYAFGVVLYELISAKNAILKTGESAVESKGLVALFEEALNQIDPLEALRKLVDPRLKENYPIDSVLKMAQLGRACTRDNPLLRPSMRSLVVALMTLLSHTDDDDTFYENQSLTNLLSVR, encoded by the exons ATGAAACTCAAAAATGGGTTACTGCTGTTCTTTATGTTTCTGGATTGTATTTTTTTCAAAGTGGAATCCAAGTGTGTAATAGGGTGTGATATAGCTTTAGCTTCCTACTATGTAATGCCTTTAGTTCAACTCTCCAATATAACAACCTTTATGCAATCAAAGCTTGTTACCAATTCTTTTGAGGTTATAGTAAGGTACAACAGAGACATTGTGTTCAGTAATGATAATCTTTTTTCCTATTTTAGAGTCAACATTCCATTCCCATGTGAATGTATTGGAGGTGAATTTCTTGGGCATGTGTTTGAATACACTGCAAATGAAGGCGATACTTATGATTTAATTGCAAATACCTATTATGCAAGCTTAACAACTGTTGAGGTTTTGAAAAAGTACAACAGCTATGATCCAAATCATATACCTGTCAAAGCTAAGGTTAATGTCACTGTTAATTGTTCTTGTGGGAACAGCCAGATTTCAAAAGACTATGGGCTATTTATCACCTATCCACTTAGGCCTAGGGATACTCTTGAGAAGATTGCAAGACATTCTAATCTTGATGAAGGAGTAATACAAAGTTACAATTTGGGTGTCAATTTCAGCAAAGGCAGCGGGGTAGTGTTCTTTCCCGGAAGAG ATAAAAATGGAGAATATGTTCCTTTATATCCTAG AACAG CAGGTCTTGGTAAGGGTGCAGCTGCTGGTATATCTATAGCTGGAATATTTGCGCTTCTGTTATTTGTTATCTGCATATATATCAAATACTTCCAAAAGAAGGAAGAAGAGAAAACTAAACTGCCACAAGTTTCTACGGCGCTTTCAGCTCAAGATGGTAATG CCTCGGGTAGTGGAGAGTACGAAACTTCGGGATCCAGTGGGCATGGTACCGGTAGTACTGCTGGCCTTACAGGAATTATGGTGGCAAAGTCAACTGAGTTTTCATATCAAGAACTAGCCAAGGCTACAAATAACTTCAGCTTAGATAATAAAATTGGTCAAGGTGGATTTGGAGCTGTCTATTATGCAGTACTCAGAGGCGAG AAAACAGCAATTAAGAAGATGGATGTACAAGCGTCAACAGAATTCCTTTGCGAGTTGCAAGTCTTAACACATGTTCATCACTTGAATCTG GTGAGGTTGATTGGATATTGTGTTGAGGGATCACTTTTCCTTGTATATGAACATATTGACAATGGAAACTTGGGTCAATATTTGCACGGTATAG ATAAAGCGCCATTACCATGGTCAAGTAGGGTGCAAATTGCTCTAGATTCCGCAAGAGGCCTTGAATACATTCATGAACACACTGTACCTGTGTATATCCATCGTGATGTAAAATCAGCGAATATATTAATAGACAAAAACTTGCACGGAAAG GTTGCAGATTTTGGCTTGACCAAACTTATTGAAGTTGGAAACTCCACACTTCACACTCGTCTAGTGGGAACATTTGGATACATGCCACCAGA ATATGCTCAATATGGCGATGTTTCTCCAAAAATAGATGTATATGCTTTTGGAGTTGTTCTTTATGAGCTTATTTCTGCAAAGAATGCTATTCTGAAGACAGGTGAATCTGCTGTCGAATCAAAGGGTCTTGTAGCATTG TTTGAAGAAGCACTTAATCAGATCGATCCTTTAGAAGCTCTTCGCAAATTGGTGGATCCTAGGCTTAAAGAAAACTATCCAATTGATTCTGTTTTAAAG ATGGCTCAACTTGGGAGAGCATGTACAAGAGACAATCCACTACTACGCCCAAGTATGAGATCTTTAGTCGTTGCTCTTATGACACTCTTATCACATACTGATGATGATGACACTTTCTATGAAAATCAATCTCTCACAAATCTATTATCAGTGAGATGA